A window of the Tunturibacter empetritectus genome harbors these coding sequences:
- a CDS encoding cold-shock protein, translating into MEQGTVKWFNDAKGFGFISRQNGEDVFVHYSAINSNGFKSLQEGQAVQFNVVKGPKGWQASDVQPL; encoded by the coding sequence ATGGAACAGGGAACAGTGAAGTGGTTTAACGATGCCAAGGGGTTTGGCTTTATCAGCCGTCAGAACGGCGAGGATGTATTCGTACACTACTCGGCGATCAATTCGAACGGTTTCAAGAGCCTTCAAGAGGGCCAGGCTGTACAGTTCAACGTGGTAAAGGGACCCAAGGGTTGGCAGGCGTCTGACGTTCAGCCTCTCTAA
- a CDS encoding Pr6Pr family membrane protein — MAKTGTLKQASLILIAVIAWLAVLIQIVSAAKGTVADGRSLILGVVNTLSYFTILTNLLVAMVTTACFLRGDADSLLTRPSTQSAVALYIFVVGLIYTLLLRAIWSPTGLNAVLDTALHDVTPVLYVLYWFFFVPKGTLRWNLPLLWLVYPLLYVAYCILRGALTGFYPYHFADVTILGYPRALLNTALLLLGFWILGLLLVGIDHLLGKSRTDPAKT, encoded by the coding sequence ATGGCGAAGACGGGAACACTCAAACAGGCCTCCCTCATCCTCATAGCCGTCATCGCGTGGCTTGCCGTCCTCATACAGATCGTTTCAGCGGCAAAAGGAACGGTCGCCGATGGCCGCTCCCTAATCCTCGGGGTCGTCAACACACTCAGCTACTTCACGATCCTCACAAACCTACTGGTCGCCATGGTAACGACCGCATGCTTTCTTCGCGGGGACGCTGACTCTCTCCTTACCCGTCCCTCCACGCAGTCGGCTGTCGCGCTCTATATCTTCGTTGTGGGGCTTATTTACACGCTCCTGCTTCGCGCGATTTGGAGTCCAACCGGTCTCAATGCAGTCCTGGACACGGCCCTACACGATGTGACGCCGGTCCTATATGTCCTCTATTGGTTCTTCTTCGTTCCCAAAGGCACCCTGCGCTGGAACCTACCCCTTCTCTGGCTCGTCTATCCTCTCCTTTACGTTGCCTATTGCATCCTTCGCGGAGCACTCACCGGCTTCTACCCCTATCATTTTGCCGACGTCACCATCCTTGGCTATCCACGCGCACTCCTCAACACCGCTCTCCTGTTGCTGGGCTTCTGGATTCTGGGACTTCTTCTCGTCGGCATCGACCATCTTTTAGGCAAATCACGCACCGACCCCGCCAAAACCTGA
- a CDS encoding 2-oxoglutarate dehydrogenase E1 component, with protein sequence MATKAEALTATTPAMEQHERETIFDIFRRWGYLQASLDPLGQYLPPEPFPTPAPEGDIAKEARSYYCGTIAAEFMHIPSNEQRQWLQERIEQIPAKPDQALILTQLIHADLFEQVIQSRYLGTKRFSLEGITALIPFLDRIFAVSAGTGVTKGMIAMSHRGRLNVMTNTIGRSPSEIFTKFEDVDPRSTMGGGDVKYHVGATGEYHSPDGKTISLHLASNPSHLEAVDPVVLGRTRAKQERIGKHGNDQVLPLIIHGDAAFAGQGILAETLNMATLHGYNVGGTIHIIVNNLLGFTALPEESNSSRFATDIAKRLPIPIFHVNSEDPDAVVRVATIAAEYRNRFHSDIVVDLVGYRKHGHSEVDDPTVTQPRRYAIIKDRPALYQLYAKQIGVDPTAEVQKIQQELLDDQKTATQADHKPHLAQLPAYWDPYKGGECEPEYNVSTGLPAERINQLVTSLTSYPKDFHIHPKVKKLFEQRQEMGAGSRLFDYGMAELVAFASLLEAGVPVRLSGQDSQRGTFNQRHAVMVDTETEVRYIPLAHLSDKQGKFEVYNSLLSEAAVLGFEYGFSRDYPEALVLWEAQFGDFANGAQIIMDQFIAASEAKWGLLSGLVMLLPHGYEGQGPEHSSARIERYLQLAANDNIQICQPSNAAQYFHLLRRQALRPWRKPLVLFTPKSMLRHPDASSTLADFAIEHFQNVLPDNDVKNPRRLLVCSGKIGHNLRVERAKRKDFSVGIIFLEQMYPWPEQELQAALDQHPEAQEIIWVQEEPANMGAFSYVMPLLRRMAGDRAVLSVKRSASATPATGSAKAHEIEEKTLIDLALGTAV encoded by the coding sequence ATGGCCACGAAGGCAGAGGCACTGACTGCAACAACTCCTGCAATGGAACAACACGAACGAGAGACAATCTTCGATATCTTCCGCCGCTGGGGTTACCTCCAGGCATCCCTCGACCCTCTCGGCCAGTATCTTCCTCCCGAGCCATTTCCAACTCCCGCACCCGAAGGCGACATCGCGAAAGAAGCGCGCAGCTACTACTGCGGAACCATCGCCGCAGAGTTCATGCACATCCCCAGCAACGAGCAGCGGCAATGGCTCCAGGAGCGCATCGAACAGATCCCAGCCAAGCCCGATCAAGCGCTCATCCTCACGCAGCTTATCCACGCAGACCTCTTCGAGCAGGTCATTCAATCACGCTACCTCGGCACCAAACGCTTCTCGCTTGAAGGCATCACTGCGCTGATCCCGTTCCTCGATCGCATCTTCGCCGTCAGCGCCGGCACCGGTGTCACCAAGGGCATGATCGCAATGAGTCATCGCGGCCGCCTCAACGTGATGACCAACACCATCGGCCGTTCTCCCTCCGAGATCTTCACCAAGTTCGAAGACGTCGATCCGCGCAGCACCATGGGCGGCGGCGATGTGAAGTATCACGTCGGCGCAACCGGCGAATACCACTCGCCCGACGGAAAGACCATCTCGCTCCATCTCGCCTCGAACCCAAGCCACCTCGAAGCAGTCGATCCCGTCGTCCTCGGACGCACCCGCGCCAAGCAGGAACGCATCGGCAAACACGGCAACGACCAGGTTCTGCCGCTGATCATTCACGGCGACGCCGCCTTCGCAGGTCAAGGCATCCTCGCTGAGACCTTGAACATGGCCACCCTGCACGGATACAACGTAGGCGGCACCATCCACATCATCGTCAACAACCTCCTCGGCTTCACCGCCCTCCCCGAAGAGTCGAACTCCTCACGCTTCGCCACCGACATCGCAAAGCGCCTTCCCATCCCAATCTTCCACGTCAACTCCGAAGATCCGGACGCGGTCGTGCGAGTCGCTACCATCGCCGCCGAGTATCGCAATCGCTTCCACTCCGACATCGTGGTCGACCTCGTAGGCTATCGCAAACACGGGCACAGCGAAGTTGACGATCCCACCGTCACCCAGCCCCGCCGCTACGCCATCATCAAGGATCGCCCCGCACTCTATCAGCTCTACGCAAAACAGATCGGCGTCGACCCCACCGCCGAAGTCCAGAAGATCCAGCAAGAGCTCCTCGACGATCAAAAGACCGCGACCCAGGCCGACCACAAGCCGCACCTGGCCCAGCTTCCCGCCTACTGGGACCCCTACAAAGGCGGTGAATGCGAGCCCGAGTACAACGTCTCCACCGGCCTCCCTGCCGAGCGCATCAACCAGCTTGTCACCTCGCTCACCTCTTACCCCAAAGACTTCCACATCCATCCCAAGGTGAAGAAGCTCTTCGAGCAGCGCCAGGAGATGGGCGCAGGCTCACGCCTCTTCGACTACGGCATGGCCGAGCTGGTCGCCTTCGCGTCACTCCTTGAAGCCGGCGTTCCCGTCCGTCTCAGCGGACAGGACTCGCAGCGCGGCACCTTCAACCAGCGCCACGCCGTCATGGTCGACACCGAAACCGAAGTCCGCTACATCCCCCTCGCCCATCTCAGTGACAAGCAGGGTAAGTTCGAGGTCTACAACTCGCTTCTCTCTGAAGCCGCAGTCCTAGGCTTCGAGTACGGCTTCTCCCGCGACTACCCCGAAGCCCTCGTCCTGTGGGAGGCGCAGTTCGGAGACTTCGCCAACGGCGCGCAGATCATCATGGACCAGTTCATCGCCGCCAGCGAAGCCAAGTGGGGTCTCCTCTCCGGCCTCGTCATGCTTCTCCCGCACGGCTACGAAGGCCAGGGCCCTGAGCACTCCAGCGCGCGCATCGAGCGCTACCTCCAGCTCGCCGCCAACGACAACATCCAGATCTGCCAACCCTCCAACGCAGCGCAGTACTTTCATCTCCTGCGCCGGCAGGCATTGCGGCCGTGGCGCAAGCCACTCGTTCTCTTCACCCCGAAGAGCATGCTTCGCCACCCCGATGCCTCCTCAACCCTCGCCGACTTTGCCATTGAACACTTTCAGAACGTCCTTCCCGACAACGACGTAAAAAATCCCCGCCGTCTTCTCGTCTGCAGCGGAAAGATAGGACACAACCTCCGCGTCGAGCGTGCAAAGCGCAAAGACTTCAGTGTCGGTATCATCTTCCTCGAGCAGATGTACCCCTGGCCCGAGCAGGAGCTCCAGGCCGCGCTCGACCAACATCCGGAAGCGCAGGAGATCATCTGGGTCCAGGAAGAGCCAGCCAACATGGGAGCCTTCTCCTACGTCATGCCGCTCCTGCGCCGCATGGCCGGCGACCGCGCAGTCCTCAGCGTCAAGCGCAGCGCCAGCGCAACCCCCGCAACCGGCTCAGCCAAGGCGCACGAGATCGAAGAAAAAACCCTCATCGACCTGGCACTCGGCACCGCAGTCTAA
- a CDS encoding MFS transporter translates to MPLESPNIVAEPPIVDKSNGFAPLKIPLFRDRWIASTVSSVGTWMQDTAGTWLMTSLTTSPLLIALMQTAASLPVLLLGLLAGATADIFDRRKLLIFWQAWMLASVGVLAVLTFVGYISPWALLAFTFLLNIGSAMNNPAWQAIVPELVPRELIPDTVSLNAASNNLARAVGPALGGLMVAGFQRVYTGAGSVFALNAVSFAGVIWVLVNWKRIPLFKSALPSERIAGSIRSGLRYVRYAPDLQSSLVRAFTFTFFISAIWSLLAVVAKRDLKQGPLGYGILNGSLGLGAVIAATTLHRVRQRFSADQILATSTLYNVVVLLVMAFVRSPSILIATLILSGAAWTSTMSTINVSVQLSVPAWVQARALGTYMTTFQGGMALGAILWGYIAEHTSTTIALTTAACGLLITFPFARRFHILQGPLPDHTPYQAKHPAPQLALDTDPTDGPVRISVDYRVPIENYAEFTTAIHQLRGVRLRDGAIRWGIYRDAIDPTQLNETFVMESWLDYLRSRERITAADEVIRARVRALHQHDEPPKTTYQIYAREVANPVPSHSPASAIETKP, encoded by the coding sequence ATGCCACTTGAATCTCCCAATATTGTTGCTGAGCCTCCGATCGTGGACAAGTCCAACGGCTTCGCTCCGCTGAAGATTCCTTTGTTTCGGGATCGCTGGATTGCGAGCACGGTCTCTTCGGTAGGGACGTGGATGCAGGATACGGCGGGTACGTGGCTGATGACCTCGCTTACGACGTCGCCGCTGCTGATTGCGCTGATGCAGACCGCGGCGAGTCTGCCGGTGCTGCTGCTGGGGCTGCTGGCTGGGGCTACGGCAGACATCTTCGACCGGCGCAAGCTGCTGATCTTCTGGCAGGCGTGGATGCTGGCTTCGGTAGGCGTGCTGGCGGTGTTGACGTTTGTGGGCTATATCTCGCCCTGGGCTCTGCTGGCATTTACGTTTCTGCTGAATATCGGGTCAGCGATGAACAACCCCGCATGGCAGGCGATTGTGCCGGAGCTGGTGCCTCGTGAACTGATTCCGGATACGGTGTCGCTGAATGCTGCGAGTAATAATCTGGCGCGTGCGGTGGGGCCTGCGCTTGGCGGATTGATGGTTGCAGGGTTTCAGCGGGTTTATACGGGTGCGGGATCGGTGTTTGCGCTGAATGCGGTGTCGTTTGCGGGCGTGATCTGGGTGCTGGTGAACTGGAAGCGGATTCCGCTGTTCAAGTCGGCGCTGCCGTCGGAGCGTATTGCGGGTTCTATCCGGTCGGGGCTGCGGTATGTGCGATACGCGCCGGATCTGCAGTCTTCGCTGGTGCGCGCGTTTACGTTTACGTTCTTCATCTCGGCGATCTGGTCGCTGCTGGCTGTGGTGGCGAAGCGTGACTTGAAGCAGGGTCCGCTGGGATACGGAATTCTGAACGGCTCGCTTGGGCTTGGAGCGGTGATCGCGGCGACTACGCTTCATCGGGTTCGGCAACGATTTTCGGCAGACCAGATTCTGGCGACTTCGACGCTGTACAACGTGGTTGTGCTGCTGGTAATGGCGTTTGTGCGCAGCCCTTCGATATTGATCGCGACGCTGATCTTGTCGGGCGCGGCGTGGACGAGCACGATGTCGACGATTAATGTCTCGGTGCAGCTGTCGGTTCCGGCATGGGTGCAGGCTCGCGCGTTGGGCACCTATATGACGACGTTTCAGGGGGGCATGGCGCTCGGGGCGATTCTGTGGGGATACATTGCGGAACATACTTCTACGACGATCGCGCTGACTACTGCGGCGTGTGGCTTGTTGATTACGTTTCCATTTGCGCGGCGGTTTCATATCCTTCAGGGTCCGCTGCCTGACCATACGCCTTATCAGGCGAAGCATCCGGCACCGCAACTGGCGCTCGATACGGATCCTACGGACGGGCCGGTGCGGATCTCGGTTGACTACCGCGTGCCGATTGAAAACTATGCGGAGTTCACCACTGCGATTCACCAGCTTCGCGGCGTACGTCTGCGTGATGGGGCGATACGATGGGGCATCTATCGCGATGCGATCGATCCGACGCAGTTGAACGAGACGTTTGTGATGGAGTCGTGGCTGGATTACTTACGTTCGCGCGAACGCATTACCGCGGCGGATGAGGTGATTCGCGCTCGTGTGCGAGCGTTACATCAACATGACGAGCCACCGAAGACGACATACCAGATCTATGCGCGGGAGGTTGCGAATCCTGTGCCGTCGCACTCGCCTGCGAGCGCCATTGAAACGAAGCCGTAA
- a CDS encoding TonB-dependent receptor → MKLTMVGATCPKSVAGPADTKSHKLLFLVICVLALAIPPALHAQAVGSFSGNVLDKSGSSISGATVKATSQATGLSRDTKTDSAGHYLIPLLPVDTYTVRVDMQGFQSTESRNLKLDVDQARELDFSIATATVVTSVTVSGDAVTAETNNPSLGQVITSQQVSQLPLNGRDFVQLATLTAGATAETNPNSFFTSGTDSEVAARGSFSLSVGGSRPNSTDWLLDGVDNNELTAGGIGVFSSIDDIAEFKVLTYSYSAEYGSRAGPTVLVTTKSGTNNFHGSLFEFVRNTAFDAKGDFDTTTPKFNLNQFGGSIGGPILHNKLFFFVDGEQKYQRQGITFTGVVPSLAMRNGDFSADAFGKPAPTGLGIANPNVFGSSNPYFQCDASGNPITANPDGSQAPGTNCSKIPQNLINSAGQGLLDIYPAPNASGSGYNYVNEPVRILNETKFDVRLDETLTANDNLFGRFSYDQAFSFAPGGAPTLAEANAFGSNENLVNHARNVGIGWSHVFAATTLNQASFGYDRIFNYINSLGNSSCGSALLGIPNADLGCSASGTPLAGGAYSQGVVSVLPTSGYWALGDRGYSPFQGGTNIFSFKDDLDLIRGKHDIHVGIDLRANQMNVGTEAFSSGFLLPGATGNFSGFTCPKDASSACVNAPGDPEADLLMGISGGAIHDQTYDGAVTGRRWKIIRPFVEDDWRIIPSLTLNLGLAWGITTPITEVHNRMANYIPSTGELQIAGQNGVSRSAGINQFGGAYEPRLGLAWKVAGSDKTVLRAGFGIYHDSVWSQGAQGLWQNPPNLGETDQFAGAGCAFATSYCATHGQTPSGTFYLSTGFAVPPTPPTVGNFEGTFYYQPRNFQPGRVRQYNVNVERQLPGDVLLTAGYAGAVGGHILVSGNDLNVSSPSACVGTSSYTLGCLPGGAPYIAPYNLPFNAILLFGDVGKTHYNSLQIKAETKTPKHGLYALIAYTYSKTYDNGLTDGLGSLLSAPYFPLPNWENLDWGLSQINLNHSFTASIIYDLPFGKGKAFGSNMGTVGDTLIGNWQVTLIERISSGFPVPLIDSSNQSGAGFNAGGNGNNYNRPDQIPGCNTHASHSAPNYLWINPKCFAFPAAGELGDANRVPVSGPDFVNTDFSLIKQFRLPREMGLNFRAEFFNLFNHPQYGSPIADINFAAPPQGQVSDSFGKVTSTVNNPRLIQLALKLNF, encoded by the coding sequence ATGAAACTCACGATGGTCGGCGCGACGTGTCCGAAATCGGTGGCAGGCCCCGCCGATACGAAATCCCACAAACTACTTTTCCTTGTTATCTGTGTCCTCGCACTGGCGATCCCGCCTGCACTCCACGCCCAGGCCGTTGGAAGTTTCTCCGGCAATGTCCTCGATAAATCCGGATCGAGCATCTCTGGAGCCACCGTCAAAGCTACGTCTCAGGCAACCGGCCTCAGTCGAGACACGAAGACCGACAGCGCCGGCCACTATCTGATTCCTTTGCTCCCTGTCGATACCTACACCGTGCGCGTCGACATGCAGGGCTTTCAAAGCACAGAGTCCAGGAATCTGAAACTCGATGTTGATCAAGCCCGTGAACTCGATTTTTCCATCGCAACTGCGACAGTAGTCACTTCAGTGACAGTCTCCGGTGATGCCGTAACTGCCGAGACCAATAACCCTTCTCTCGGCCAGGTCATTACCTCGCAGCAGGTCTCGCAGCTTCCCTTGAACGGTCGCGACTTCGTCCAACTCGCTACCCTCACCGCCGGCGCCACGGCAGAGACCAACCCCAACAGCTTCTTCACCTCCGGCACAGACAGCGAGGTGGCCGCGCGCGGGTCCTTCTCTCTGTCGGTCGGCGGCTCCCGGCCCAACAGCACCGATTGGCTCCTCGATGGAGTCGACAATAACGAACTGACGGCAGGCGGAATTGGCGTCTTTTCTTCCATCGACGATATCGCGGAATTCAAGGTGCTCACCTACAGCTATTCCGCGGAATACGGCTCCCGCGCGGGCCCCACCGTTCTGGTCACCACAAAATCCGGCACCAACAACTTCCACGGATCGCTCTTCGAGTTCGTCCGCAACACCGCCTTCGACGCCAAAGGCGACTTTGACACGACAACCCCGAAGTTCAATCTGAACCAGTTTGGCGGCTCTATCGGGGGGCCCATCCTCCACAACAAACTGTTCTTCTTCGTCGATGGCGAGCAGAAGTATCAGCGTCAGGGAATCACCTTCACCGGTGTGGTTCCTTCCCTGGCCATGCGCAACGGCGACTTCTCGGCCGACGCCTTCGGTAAACCCGCACCCACAGGTCTCGGCATCGCCAACCCTAATGTGTTCGGCTCATCCAACCCTTACTTCCAATGCGATGCCTCCGGCAATCCGATAACCGCCAACCCCGACGGCAGCCAGGCACCGGGAACCAACTGCAGCAAGATTCCGCAAAACCTGATCAACAGCGCCGGCCAGGGCCTGCTCGATATCTATCCTGCGCCCAACGCCTCCGGCAGTGGCTACAACTATGTCAACGAGCCTGTCCGCATCCTGAACGAGACCAAATTCGATGTGCGACTGGACGAGACCCTCACGGCCAACGACAACCTGTTTGGCCGCTTCAGCTACGACCAAGCGTTCTCTTTTGCGCCCGGCGGCGCCCCCACCCTTGCCGAAGCCAATGCCTTCGGCAGCAATGAAAACCTGGTCAACCACGCACGCAATGTCGGCATCGGCTGGAGCCACGTCTTCGCGGCCACCACGCTCAACCAGGCCTCCTTCGGGTACGATCGCATCTTCAACTACATCAATTCGCTGGGTAACTCTAGCTGTGGATCGGCCCTTCTGGGCATTCCCAATGCCGATCTCGGATGCTCGGCCAGCGGTACCCCTCTTGCCGGAGGCGCCTACAGTCAAGGTGTGGTCTCCGTCCTGCCCACCAGCGGATATTGGGCACTCGGCGATCGCGGCTACTCTCCCTTCCAGGGTGGAACCAATATCTTCTCCTTCAAAGACGATCTCGACCTCATCCGCGGCAAACACGATATTCACGTCGGCATCGATCTCCGTGCCAATCAGATGAATGTGGGTACAGAAGCCTTTAGTTCCGGCTTCCTGCTCCCGGGTGCCACCGGAAACTTCAGCGGCTTCACCTGCCCAAAGGACGCCTCGAGCGCGTGCGTCAATGCGCCCGGCGATCCCGAAGCCGACCTTCTGATGGGGATTAGCGGAGGCGCCATCCACGACCAGACCTACGATGGCGCAGTCACCGGCCGCCGCTGGAAGATCATAAGGCCCTTCGTCGAAGATGACTGGCGGATCATCCCCTCGCTGACCCTCAATCTGGGCCTGGCTTGGGGCATCACCACTCCGATCACCGAGGTCCACAATCGGATGGCCAACTACATCCCATCGACCGGAGAGCTTCAGATCGCCGGCCAGAACGGAGTAAGCCGATCGGCAGGCATCAATCAGTTCGGGGGCGCGTACGAACCCCGCCTTGGCCTCGCATGGAAGGTTGCCGGCAGTGACAAGACGGTGCTCCGCGCCGGCTTCGGCATCTATCACGACTCGGTCTGGAGCCAGGGTGCGCAGGGCCTGTGGCAAAATCCGCCAAACCTCGGCGAGACCGATCAATTCGCCGGCGCAGGCTGCGCCTTTGCAACTTCATACTGTGCTACTCACGGCCAGACACCTTCGGGAACCTTTTACCTCTCCACCGGCTTTGCCGTTCCGCCCACGCCGCCGACTGTGGGCAACTTCGAAGGCACGTTCTACTACCAGCCACGCAACTTCCAGCCGGGCAGGGTTCGTCAATATAACGTCAACGTGGAACGCCAGCTGCCGGGCGATGTTCTGCTCACCGCTGGCTATGCCGGCGCAGTCGGCGGCCACATCCTGGTAAGCGGCAATGACCTCAACGTCAGCAGTCCCTCTGCTTGCGTCGGAACATCCAGCTATACGCTCGGCTGCCTGCCTGGCGGCGCACCCTACATCGCTCCGTACAACCTTCCGTTCAACGCGATCTTGCTTTTTGGCGACGTTGGCAAGACCCACTACAACTCGCTGCAGATCAAAGCAGAGACCAAGACGCCCAAACACGGTCTTTACGCGCTGATCGCTTACACCTACTCGAAGACATACGACAATGGTCTAACCGACGGCCTGGGCTCGTTGCTAAGCGCCCCGTACTTCCCTCTGCCCAACTGGGAAAACCTCGACTGGGGCCTCTCGCAGATCAACCTGAATCACAGCTTCACTGCAAGCATCATCTATGACCTGCCCTTCGGCAAGGGCAAAGCGTTCGGAAGCAATATGGGTACTGTCGGTGACACCCTTATCGGCAACTGGCAGGTCACGCTGATTGAAAGAATCTCCTCAGGGTTCCCGGTTCCTCTGATCGACAGCAGCAACCAGTCGGGCGCTGGCTTCAATGCCGGTGGCAACGGCAACAACTACAACCGGCCCGACCAGATTCCCGGTTGCAATACGCACGCAAGTCACAGTGCACCCAACTACCTATGGATCAACCCTAAGTGCTTCGCCTTCCCGGCTGCTGGCGAACTTGGCGATGCCAATCGTGTTCCCGTCTCGGGACCCGACTTCGTCAACACGGACTTCTCACTCATCAAGCAATTTCGCCTTCCTCGGGAGATGGGCTTGAACTTCCGCGCTGAATTCTTCAACCTGTTCAATCATCCGCAATACGGATCGCCAATCGCCGACATCAACTTCGCTGCACCGCCTCAGGGCCAGGTCTCCGATTCCTTCGGAAAAGTAACCTCAACCGTCAACAATCCGCGCTTAATACAACTGGCCCTCAAGCTGAATTTCTAA
- a CDS encoding SDR family oxidoreductase: MQNKPVALVTGANQGIGLQIAKDLVAHGFTVLVGSRNLERGEAAAKEIGPDALALQLDVTDQASIAAAAERVRTELGRLDVLVNNAAISNTSKLPGQTIAEYAKFTRASNVSLDEVRAVWETNVFGVLAVTQALLPLLREAPAARIVNVSSGVGSLTENSDPAFPYRSIFGPCYSASKTALNAMTLAMAIELESTGIKVNACSPGFIKTNLNNYAGTGTVEEGAREPVRLALLGADGPTGTFSRTEGVIPW, translated from the coding sequence ATGCAAAACAAACCCGTCGCCCTGGTCACCGGGGCTAATCAAGGAATTGGTCTTCAGATCGCAAAGGATCTCGTGGCCCATGGCTTCACGGTACTGGTCGGGTCGCGCAATCTCGAGCGGGGCGAGGCTGCGGCTAAGGAGATTGGGCCAGACGCTCTCGCGCTCCAGCTCGACGTGACGGATCAGGCTTCGATCGCCGCGGCGGCAGAGCGCGTCCGAACGGAGCTTGGCCGCCTCGATGTGCTCGTCAACAACGCGGCCATCTCGAATACGAGTAAGCTGCCCGGCCAAACTATCGCAGAGTACGCCAAGTTTACCCGCGCGAGCAACGTGTCTCTGGATGAGGTGCGCGCGGTGTGGGAGACTAACGTGTTCGGCGTGCTCGCCGTGACCCAGGCGCTGCTGCCGCTGCTGCGCGAGGCGCCGGCAGCCCGCATCGTCAACGTGTCGAGCGGCGTGGGCTCGCTGACGGAAAACTCGGATCCGGCCTTCCCCTATCGCTCGATCTTCGGCCCTTGCTACTCTGCGTCCAAGACGGCTCTCAACGCGATGACGCTCGCCATGGCGATCGAGCTGGAGTCGACCGGGATCAAGGTCAACGCCTGTTCCCCGGGCTTCATCAAGACGAACCTGAACAACTATGCAGGCACGGGAACTGTCGAGGAGGGTGCTCGCGAGCCGGTGCGCCTCGCGCTTCTTGGCGCGGATGGCCCGACGGGCACCTTCTCCCGCACAGAAGGTGTGATTCCGTGGTGA
- a CDS encoding TetR/AcrR family transcriptional regulator — translation MKKKVIERTHDQKPEDATPRPMRADAQRKMASLLQAAMEVFRKSGVDAPVREIAEKAGVGLGTVYRHFPQRSDLIKAVFQTHVDACADAAYVLAGKYEPGEALARWMQRFVDFISTKRGLAAALHSGDPAYSALPGYFNKRLMPALKTLLEAAVAAGEVRPGIEAGDLLRAVATLCRGSHDEEPVYARKMVELLVDGLRYGASKQTGTRPETRRRRSGSSAKSAPRT, via the coding sequence ATGAAAAAAAAAGTCATAGAACGAACGCACGACCAGAAGCCTGAAGACGCCACGCCTCGCCCCATGCGTGCCGATGCACAGCGCAAGATGGCTTCACTGCTCCAGGCAGCGATGGAGGTCTTTCGAAAGTCAGGAGTAGACGCACCAGTCCGTGAGATTGCGGAGAAGGCAGGCGTCGGCCTGGGCACGGTCTACCGTCACTTCCCGCAGCGCTCGGATCTCATCAAGGCCGTCTTTCAGACCCACGTGGATGCCTGCGCGGATGCGGCCTATGTCCTCGCGGGCAAGTACGAGCCCGGTGAGGCATTGGCTCGCTGGATGCAACGCTTCGTGGACTTTATCTCTACCAAGCGAGGGCTTGCAGCAGCGCTCCACTCAGGCGATCCGGCCTACAGCGCTCTGCCGGGTTACTTCAATAAACGCCTCATGCCGGCACTCAAAACTTTGCTCGAAGCGGCCGTTGCAGCGGGAGAAGTGCGCCCGGGTATTGAAGCCGGCGATCTGCTGCGAGCAGTCGCAACCCTATGCCGCGGATCTCACGACGAAGAGCCCGTCTATGCACGAAAAATGGTCGAACTGCTGGTGGATGGCCTGCGTTACGGAGCGAGCAAGCAAACCGGCACGCGTCCAGAAACCCGACGGAGACGATCTGGTAGTTCTGCAAAGTCGGCCCCTCGAACTTGA
- a CDS encoding HugZ family protein: MSNQHAAPINPNPQPSVAEPSHAERARTLLHQASVATLSTVSRKQPGFPFGSLMPYALDAGGRPLFLISTMAMHTQNLKGDPRASLFVTQPAVDGDVLGAARVTLVGAVHQIVEKERAGARELYLKAHPNSHYWVDFTDFSFFRLEPIDVYYVGGFGVMGWVTAADYASASPDPLAGAAQGILDHMNADHGDALVLLTKTHAQLEADSATMTSVDRLGFHVRAVTSAGVKGARITFLREAKTAGDTRSILVEMVKEARQKSTLPTNAY; the protein is encoded by the coding sequence ATGTCGAATCAGCACGCAGCACCAATCAACCCTAACCCGCAGCCGTCGGTGGCTGAGCCCAGCCACGCTGAACGCGCCCGCACGCTGCTTCACCAAGCCAGCGTTGCCACGCTTTCGACCGTCTCCCGCAAGCAACCGGGCTTTCCTTTCGGCTCGCTGATGCCGTATGCGCTCGACGCTGGGGGCCGGCCCCTGTTCCTGATCAGCACGATGGCGATGCACACCCAGAACCTGAAGGGGGACCCACGCGCCAGCCTCTTCGTCACGCAGCCGGCCGTCGATGGCGACGTGCTTGGCGCGGCACGAGTCACCCTGGTGGGAGCGGTCCACCAGATCGTTGAGAAGGAGAGGGCGGGGGCTCGCGAGCTCTACCTGAAGGCCCACCCGAACAGTCACTACTGGGTGGACTTCACCGACTTCTCCTTCTTCCGTCTGGAACCGATAGACGTGTACTACGTTGGTGGCTTTGGCGTCATGGGTTGGGTAACTGCGGCGGACTACGCCTCAGCCTCTCCTGACCCCCTTGCCGGGGCAGCGCAGGGCATTCTGGACCACATGAACGCCGATCACGGCGACGCGCTCGTTCTGCTGACGAAGACACACGCCCAACTCGAAGCCGACTCGGCGACGATGACCTCGGTCGACCGGCTAGGGTTCCATGTTCGGGCTGTTACGTCGGCAGGAGTCAAGGGTGCGCGCATCACTTTTTTACGTGAGGCGAAGACGGCTGGCGACACACGTTCCATTTTGGTCGAGATGGTCAAAGAAGCCCGTCAGAAGAGCACTCTGCCCACAAATGCCTATTGA